From a region of the Aeoliella mucimassa genome:
- a CDS encoding ATP-binding protein, producing the protein MPVSTNAPTTDFPATRLAVNAPWLVKLRWVAIVGQLGTIGIVVFGLEIHLPVVPLLCALAVTAATNIALAGWVRWAASEPQIAIRQSSFVITGVMLLDLLVLSAMLFMTGGPTNPFVVFYFVNLALAGVLLEPAKAWLLEVAACLAMGFLFWRHWQVPVLSDPARLTSTGVGQTLPLAATGDLVALIAASGVIVWFMTRLTGELRASQQARRRAEIERARSEKLEALGTLAAGAAHELATPLSTIAVVANEVQRELAGRDLPAGIADDLALVRREIERCRSILHRMSYDAGQSIGEAPKEITVRQLVEAITSELATPERVTFEPRAGAAEAKLHVLQVALSQALRGLVQNGLDASTDVVTVLAEPAENSVKLTIIDRGGGMSPEVLARAGDPFFTTKQPGQGMGLGLFLARSVVERLGGQLQIHSTRGSGTQAVVLLPTTD; encoded by the coding sequence ATGCCTGTGTCGACCAACGCCCCTACGACCGACTTCCCCGCCACGCGATTAGCGGTGAACGCCCCGTGGTTGGTGAAACTGCGGTGGGTGGCCATTGTGGGGCAGCTAGGCACCATCGGCATTGTTGTTTTCGGACTAGAGATCCACCTGCCGGTCGTTCCGCTGCTGTGTGCGTTGGCCGTGACCGCGGCGACGAACATCGCGCTGGCCGGCTGGGTGCGCTGGGCCGCGAGCGAACCACAGATCGCCATTCGCCAATCGTCGTTCGTCATCACCGGCGTGATGCTGCTCGACCTGCTGGTGCTGTCGGCCATGCTGTTCATGACCGGCGGGCCAACCAATCCGTTCGTAGTGTTTTACTTCGTTAACCTGGCACTCGCGGGAGTGCTACTGGAACCCGCCAAGGCCTGGCTGCTGGAAGTCGCCGCCTGCCTGGCGATGGGCTTCCTGTTCTGGCGTCACTGGCAGGTCCCGGTGCTAAGCGACCCTGCTCGGCTCACCAGCACCGGAGTGGGACAAACGCTTCCGCTCGCTGCAACCGGCGACCTGGTTGCCTTGATCGCAGCTTCCGGCGTGATCGTGTGGTTCATGACCCGCCTTACCGGCGAGTTGCGGGCGAGCCAGCAAGCTCGCCGCCGGGCCGAGATCGAACGCGCACGCAGCGAGAAGCTCGAGGCCCTCGGCACCCTGGCAGCCGGGGCGGCCCACGAGCTGGCGACCCCTCTGTCGACCATTGCGGTGGTGGCCAACGAGGTGCAACGCGAACTGGCCGGCCGCGATCTGCCGGCTGGCATTGCCGACGACCTGGCACTGGTGCGTCGTGAGATCGAGCGATGCCGCAGCATCCTGCATCGCATGTCGTACGACGCAGGGCAGTCGATCGGCGAAGCGCCGAAAGAAATCACGGTCCGCCAGTTGGTCGAGGCGATCACCAGCGAGCTCGCCACCCCCGAGCGAGTGACGTTCGAGCCCCGCGCGGGAGCCGCCGAGGCCAAGCTGCATGTGCTGCAGGTCGCCCTCTCCCAGGCGCTCCGCGGGCTGGTGCAAAACGGCCTTGATGCTTCGACCGATGTGGTGACAGTACTAGCAGAACCGGCCGAAAACAGCGTAAAACTCACCATCATCGACCGCGGTGGTGGCATGAGCCCCGAGGTACTCGCCCGGGCGGGCGACCCGTTCTTCACCACCAAACAGCCCGGCCAAGGCATGGGTTTAGGGCTTTTTCTCGCTCGCAGCGTGGTCGAACGCCTAGGGGGCCAACTGCAAATTCACTCGACCAGGGGATCTGGTACCCAAGCAGTGGTCCTGTTGCCTACAACTGATTAA
- a CDS encoding DUF1592 domain-containing protein: protein MITTRRRLRGGLIVLLVALGICPVVSQYAFANDLGKQIYADQCAHCHGEQGRGTEDYPSPLEGELSSLQLAEQVRLTMPEDNPESLTRDEARAVADYVHGSFYSAIAQARDQQARVELARLTVRQYRRVVADLVESFQYHTNWNQPGGLEAMYFNGHQPQWGDKAVLKRVDPTVDFDFGTEVPVAECENPQEYSMRWTGSVLAGETGWHEFVVTTDQAFRLFVNDNEKAMIDAWVKSGDDTEFRAKVYLMGGRAYPIKLEFSRGNQGVQDKNLKDKFQKTTPASVHLQWVPPHGAMTVIPSRMLSPASSPESFVCTTPFPPDDRSYGWERGTTTSRQWFEAVTSAAIETTNYVADHLNRLANTKDDDEARAEKLKTFCAQFVERALRRPLDEDLRLFYVDRHFAEVDDPEVATRRVLLMTLTSARFLFREASGGTPLDDTAARLSFTLWDSLPDNELREAASEERLASDEQLRDQAERMLSDLRAHWKIRQFLFTWLHVDMDVDLHKDSQRFPDFDAAIVGDLRTSLDLAIDDIVWSEASDYRQLFLDDHVFLNNRLAKFYGVDPAEDGGFAKIELDAGRRAGVLTHPYVMSNFAHTDMTSPIHRGVFLVRGVLGQPLKPPPEAVAPLPIDLHPDLTTRERVTLQTKPPSCMTCHHVINPLGFVFERFDAVGRWRDTERDKPIDDRAEYQPADAPLVEFAGARDMAQYLAKSDEASHAFVEQMFRFLVQQPVQAYGPEVEQQLHQSFVDNGYSIRKLAVEIAVVAGRTGR from the coding sequence ATGATTACTACTCGTCGACGACTGCGTGGTGGTCTTATTGTATTGCTGGTCGCTCTCGGTATCTGTCCGGTGGTTAGCCAGTATGCGTTTGCCAACGATCTCGGTAAGCAAATCTACGCCGATCAATGCGCTCACTGCCATGGTGAGCAAGGTCGTGGAACCGAAGACTATCCTTCGCCGCTCGAGGGAGAGCTTTCCTCGTTGCAACTGGCCGAGCAAGTACGGCTGACGATGCCGGAAGACAATCCCGAGTCGCTCACGCGCGACGAAGCCCGCGCGGTTGCCGATTACGTGCATGGCAGCTTTTATTCGGCGATTGCTCAAGCCCGCGACCAGCAAGCCCGAGTCGAGTTGGCCCGCCTCACCGTGCGTCAGTACCGCCGCGTGGTGGCCGACCTGGTGGAGAGTTTTCAGTACCACACCAATTGGAATCAACCTGGTGGGCTGGAAGCAATGTACTTCAATGGGCATCAACCTCAGTGGGGCGACAAAGCGGTGCTGAAGCGCGTCGACCCGACAGTCGACTTCGACTTTGGAACCGAGGTGCCCGTTGCCGAGTGCGAGAACCCTCAAGAGTATTCGATGCGTTGGACCGGTTCGGTACTGGCCGGCGAAACCGGTTGGCACGAGTTTGTCGTGACCACCGACCAGGCGTTTCGGTTGTTTGTGAACGACAATGAAAAGGCGATGATCGACGCTTGGGTGAAGAGCGGCGACGACACCGAGTTTCGCGCGAAGGTCTACCTGATGGGCGGACGCGCGTATCCCATCAAGCTCGAGTTCTCTCGCGGCAACCAAGGGGTGCAGGATAAGAACCTCAAGGACAAGTTCCAGAAGACCACGCCCGCTTCGGTGCATCTGCAGTGGGTGCCGCCGCATGGGGCGATGACCGTCATTCCTTCGCGGATGCTCTCGCCGGCCAGCTCGCCGGAGTCGTTTGTTTGCACCACGCCGTTCCCGCCCGATGATCGCAGTTACGGATGGGAACGTGGTACCACCACCTCGCGGCAATGGTTCGAAGCGGTCACTTCCGCGGCGATCGAAACCACCAACTACGTCGCCGATCATCTGAATCGTCTGGCCAATACCAAGGACGATGACGAAGCGCGCGCTGAGAAGCTCAAGACGTTTTGCGCTCAGTTTGTCGAACGCGCGTTGCGACGTCCGCTCGACGAAGACCTTCGTCTGTTCTACGTCGATCGCCATTTCGCGGAAGTCGACGACCCCGAAGTCGCGACTCGACGGGTGTTGTTGATGACACTCACCTCCGCCCGCTTCCTGTTCCGCGAAGCCTCCGGCGGCACGCCGCTCGACGACACGGCCGCGCGGCTGTCGTTCACGCTGTGGGACTCGCTGCCCGACAACGAACTCCGCGAAGCCGCCAGCGAAGAGCGACTCGCCAGCGACGAGCAACTACGCGATCAGGCGGAGCGAATGCTGTCCGACTTGCGGGCGCACTGGAAGATTCGGCAGTTCCTGTTCACTTGGTTGCACGTGGATATGGATGTCGATCTGCACAAAGACTCCCAGCGTTTTCCTGATTTCGATGCGGCGATCGTCGGCGACTTGCGAACGTCGCTCGATCTGGCGATCGACGACATCGTGTGGTCCGAGGCTTCGGACTATCGCCAGTTGTTCCTCGACGACCATGTGTTTCTCAACAACCGCCTGGCCAAGTTCTATGGTGTCGATCCGGCCGAAGATGGTGGGTTCGCCAAGATCGAACTCGACGCGGGCCGGCGGGCCGGGGTGCTTACCCATCCTTACGTGATGAGCAACTTCGCCCATACCGACATGACCTCGCCGATCCACCGCGGGGTGTTCCTGGTGCGTGGCGTGCTAGGCCAGCCACTCAAGCCGCCACCCGAGGCCGTGGCTCCGCTGCCGATTGATCTGCATCCCGACCTCACCACGCGCGAGCGGGTGACCTTGCAAACCAAGCCGCCGAGCTGCATGACTTGTCATCATGTGATTAACCCACTCGGGTTCGTGTTCGAGCGGTTCGATGCCGTGGGGCGCTGGCGCGACACCGAGCGCGACAAGCCGATCGACGATCGCGCCGAATACCAACCAGCCGATGCTCCGTTGGTGGAGTTCGCTGGTGCTCGCGATATGGCCCAGTACCTGGCCAAGAGCGACGAAGCTAGTCACGCGTTCGTAGAGCAAATGTTCCGCTTCCTGGTTCAGCAGCCGGTGCAAGCGTATGGTCCCGAGGTCGAGCAGCAACTGCATCAGTCGTTCGTCGACAACGGGTATTCCATTCGCAAGTTAGCGGTCGAAATCGCCGTTGTTGCTGGACGCACAGGTCGATAG